Below is a genomic region from Myxococcus fulvus.
AGGGGCTGGGACTCCAGGGACGCTCCTCAAGCTATGCATCCGTCAACGCCCGCCCGGACCCGGGTACCGGCCGCCTGCCCGGAGCAGAACGTCCGGAGCGGCTGTCGCTGGACGGCAGGCCCCCCGAGAGGGCAGACAGTCGCTCTCATGCGCATCCCCGATTTCAAGCTGGAGCGGTACTTCGCGCGCTGGGAGTTCGCCGCGCCCTACACGCTGTGCTCCTCCGACATCGAGGGCTGGAGGATGAAGGAGCTGCTGGCGCTCGCCGATCCGGACGCGCTGGGGCGCTGGGAGGCGCTCACGCTCGGCTACACGGAGGCCCCGGGGCTGCCCGCGCTGCGCGACGAAATCGCCAGGCTCTACCCGGGCCTGTCGCCGGACGAGGTGCTCACATTCGCGGGCGCCGAGGAGGCGGTGTTCATCCTGATGAACGTGCTCCTGGGCGCAGGCGACCACGCCGTCGTCACCTGGCCGGGCTACCAGTCGTTGTACGAGGTGGCGCGCGCCACCGGCGCCGACGTGACGCTGCTGCCCTTGCGCGAGGAGGACGGCTGGGCGTTCGATGTGGAGGCGCTTCGCCGCGCGCTCACGCCGAGCACGAAGCTGGTGGTGGTGAACTTCCCCCACAACCCCACCGGCGCGCTGCCGGACCGGGCCACGTTCCAGGCGCTGTGCGCGCTGTGCGACGAGCGCGGCATCCACCTGCTCTCCGACGAGGTGTACCGGCTCCTGGAGCACGACGCGTCGGCACTGCTGCCCGCCGCCGTGTCGCTGTCGCCGCGCGCCTTCAGCCTGGGCGTCATGTCCAAGGCCTTCGGCCTCGCCGGGCTGCGGGTGGGGTGGCTCGCCTGCCGCGACGTGGACGTGCTGCGCCGGTGCATGGCGTACAAGGACTACACGACCATCTGCAACAGCGCCCCCAGCGAGGTGCTCTCCCTCATCGCCCTGCGCGCGAAGGAGCGCGTGCTGGCGCGGAGCCGCGCGCTGCTCGCCTCGAACCTGGCCCTGCTGGACGCCTTCTTCGCGCGCCACGCGGACACGTTCCACTGGGTGCGTCCGCGCGCCGGCAGCGTCGCCTTCCCACGGCTGCTGCGCGAGGAGCCCGTGGCCCGCTTCACCGACGCGCTCGTCCAGCGCGAGGGCGTGCTGCTGCTCCCCGGTGACGTCTATGACTTCCCAGGCAATCACTTTCGCCTGGGCCTGGGCCGCACCAGCCTGCCCGAAGCCTTGTCACGCCTGGAGCGCTTCGTCTCCGACACCCGGTGAGACACCACACGTGTGACAGAGGGCGACGCGTTGCGTCAGGTTTTGCGTCGGGTTCACGGTTTCCGTGTTCTCGACCTTTTACACCCTGAGACTCTAGAGTGGACGCTCCCCTGTCCGGTCCCCCACCCGACGGGCAGCTCCCCCACTCCGAGCCGGAGGCGTTCCACGATGAAGAAGCTGATGGGTACGGCGGTTGCCGCAGCAACGCTGTTGTTCGGTACGCAGGCCTTCGCGACCGACTACACGCTGTGGATTCACGGACGCAACGGTGGAACCACGCAGGCGGGCAACTACGCCGACTTCAGCTACTGGGGGCCGGCCAACACCGCGGCGGGCGTGAACAAGAAGGCGGTGAACTGGAACGGCAAGGAGCGCATCGGCGGGCAGAACGCGCGCATCCGCGACGCGCTCGACTGCTTCTGCACGGGTGACAACTGGTGCTACATCGCCGTGCACAGCGCGGGTGATTTGCAGATTGGCTATGCGCTCGCCATGTATGGGACGAGCCAGCGCACCAAGAAGAACGCGTCGCCCAACGCGAGCGGCGTGTGTGGCAACAAGGATGGCACCACCCAGTCGGGCTGGAACATCCGCTCGGTGCGCGTGGCGTCCGGCGCCGGCGGCGGCAGCGAGCTGGCGGACCTGGGTGAGTGGGCGGTGAGCGAGCCGCTGGTGAGCGACCTGGTCACCACCACGGCGCGCACGATGTACAACCACAACGTCACGGCGGACGTGAAGTTCTACATGTACGCGGCGTCCAAGGGCACGCTGTACTCGGGGCTCCTGCCGGGCCAGGACGACGAGGCGGTGGCGTACCACTCGACGGGCGGCGTGTCGGGCAACGCCGGCAGCTCGCTGTGCAACCCCGGTGACTGGTTCTGCGGCGGCACGCTGACCACGGGCACGGGGAAGACGAGCAACGGCCTGGCCAAGTGGCTCAACCACGACGTGAAGCTGCGGGACGACGGCGAGTCGTTCAATCACTACGCCAACGGGAGCTGGGGCGGCATCGTCGCCAAGGTTCGCGAGGCCGTCGTGGCGGAAGCGAAGTAGGGCCGGCTGCCGCGAAGCACGCATGATGCCCGCCCGCCCTGAGTCCGCTCGTGTCTCCCTCCCGCGCCGTCTGGGGTGGGGCTTCGTGGTGATTGCGTTGGCCCTCGGGGGCGCGGCGTGGTGGCGATGGAGCGTGAGGTCCGGCCAGGGGGACGCGGGCGTGGCGTCCGCCTCCTCGCAAGCCGCCTGGAGGGGCTCGCCGGCCGGCCCTGGGGCCAGGATGGAGCGCATCGGTGACGGCGTGGGGTTGGCGCAGGGGCCGTCGCCGAATGCCCAGGGCACGCACGTGTCGGTGGTGAACCTGGAGCAGCGCGAGCGCCTGGCCCGGCGGGAGATGTGGGCCGAGCGACTGGCGCGGGCGAAGGAGACGCTGGAGTCGTACGTGGCCTCCACGCGTTATCCGCCGCAGTCCCGCTCCATCCGCGACCATCCGGATCAGGTGGTGCTCGCCGAGCCGGAGCGCACGCGTCCGCTGAGCCGTGAGCACACCGACGTGCAGCTGCGGCTCAAGCAGGACCGGGTGTTCGTGGTGGGCGACGAGGTGGTGCTCTTCTCCGTCTCGTGCGAGGACGCGCACCGCGCGCCGAGGCCGTGCGAGGTGCTGTCCGCCACCGCGCGCGAGGCCGACCACATGCCGGGCGCGGGGGGCATGCCCGCGGTGCCGGTGGCCTTCACGGATGACGGCGCGGCGGGTGACGCGCTCGCGGGGGATGGCGTCTTCACGGGGCGCTTCCAGCCGTCGAAGCAGGGCTTCCCGCTGTACTCGGGCACGCTGCGCGTGGACGCGCAGGTGCGCTCGGGGCGCGCGGAGGGGTCGGCGTTCCTGGACATCCTCTACACGCCGACGCCGCCCGCGGTGCTCACGGGCAAGGTGCGCGAGGTGGTGGAGGATGGCTCGCTGTCGCTGTATCTGGGCATCGAGGTGCGCAAGGCGGGGCGGTACGTCGTCGCGGGTCGTCTGGACGACGAGCGCGGCGAGCCCTTCGCGCACGTGTCCTTCAACGAGGAGCTGAAGGAGGGCGCGCGGGAGGTGAAGCTGAGCGTCTTCGGCAAGCTCGTGCTCGACGACGCGCCCACGTTCCCGCTGCAGCTGCGCGACGTGGAGGGCTTCCTGCTCAAGGAGTCCGGAGACCCGGACCGCGAGCTGATGGCCACGCAGCGCGGCTATCTGCACACCACCCAGGTGTATCCGTCGTCCGTGTTCTCTCCCTCGGAATGGCAGGGTGAGCAGCGCCTGCGCTACATCGACGAGTACCAGCGCCAGGTGGACGAGGCCCAGCGGCAGTACGACTCCACCTTCGAGGGGCCGAGCGAGAAGCGGCCTTGAGGTAGGGACGGGCCCGCCGCGCGCGGGCAGGCGTCGCCAGCGGCCCGGCTTGCTCGCGACCGCGCGTGATGCGCCGGTTCGCGAGCGTCAGGTCGAGGTCGTCTCCGGGGCGCGCTCGGAGGCGGAAGGCTCGCCCGGGAGGTCAGCCTGGGCCACCGCGGGCTCGACGAAGACCGACGGCTCCGTGAGCGACGCCACCTGCTGGGAGAGCGCCTCGGCCGAGGCCTCGGTGACGACGCCCGGCGAGGAGAACGAATCGAGCGACGTCGCCGTGTCGACGGGCTGCGCGTCCGGCTGGAGCTCCACCGACTCCGCCACCACGTCCACGCCCTGCGCGCTCATCGCCGCGCTGACGGGCACGCTGGCCGCCGCCGGGTTCGCCGCGAGCGAGCCCATGACGCTCGCGAGCGCCGCGTCCCCCGGGCCGATGTCCTCCGGCACCATGTCGCCCAGGTCATCCAGGTCCGCGAGGAACTCGTTCGGCCCCGCCGGACGCACCGACGCGTCCATCCACTCCGCGGCCGCGTACTGCGCCGAGGACGGGCCGTCCAACGCGCGCCCCGCATCCAGGCCGTCCGCGCCGCCCACCGCGTCCTCGAACGCGTCCATGTGCAGGTCGAGCGCCGGGTGCACAGGTCCCCACGCGTTGCCCGGCGGGTCCAGCATGGAGAGCAGATCCTCCGGCGCATCCACGCTGGGCGAGGACGTGTCCAGGTTCTGCAGCTCCCACGCGGCCTCGTCCGGCGACAGGATGTCCGAGGCGTCCGGCACGCTCGCGCCCCCACGACGGGACGACGGCCCCACCGCGTTCCCGGAGTCGCGAGGCGCGCCCAGCGAGGAGGGAAGCTGCGAGCCCAGGCGCTGCGCGTAGCGGGGCGCGGCGGACTCGAAGGAGCTCTCCCCGGAGAAGACGCGCAGGGCGGCGTGGTCAAGCTCGCGCGCGTCGCCGGAATCCACGTCGTCGGCGCCCAGCGAGGCGAGGAGCGCGTCGGCGCCGTCCGCGCCGTCCACCTGGAAGTCGCTCTCGTCGGAGAACCCCCGGCGCACCTTCTCCACGGCCTCGAGCGACTCGCTGGGCCTGGTGGGCCCCACGGAGCCCACGTCCGCGTCCAGCGACGTGCGCCGCAGGGACGACAGGATGCTCGAGGACAGTCGGCGGATGGATGTCATCTGTCACCTCCCGGGACGCACGACGGGCTGCATCCGTATTGTCGGTTCTCCCACGGAGAAGTTGCCAGGGGACGGGGGGAGGGCCCCCATCACCTGTGGGGTACACCCCCCTGGGGCTGGTCAACAATCGCGAGCCTCGGGCGCTTGCAACGTCCGCCAGCGAACGAGTGCGGGGCGCGTGCCGAGGTCCCCTGGCACTCGGGTCCCAGCCGTCACACAAAGAGAGATATCCGTAGTGGGTGCCCACCTGGGGATGGGCGCTGGCCTCCCGCTTGCTGGGGGAGGGCCCGAGGAGGCGGTGTCATGCTGCGTTTCGAGAGCGCGGGACAGACCCATATCGGTCGCCGGCCCCACAACGAGGACTCCTACTGTGTCCTGCCGGAGCTGGGGTTGTACGTCGTGGCGGACGGGCTGGGTGGGCAGGAAGGTGGCGAGGTCGCCAGTCGCTGTGTGGTGGATACCTTCGCGGGCCTGGGCCAGCGATGGGAGCG
It encodes:
- a CDS encoding aminotransferase class I/II-fold pyridoxal phosphate-dependent enzyme → MRIPDFKLERYFARWEFAAPYTLCSSDIEGWRMKELLALADPDALGRWEALTLGYTEAPGLPALRDEIARLYPGLSPDEVLTFAGAEEAVFILMNVLLGAGDHAVVTWPGYQSLYEVARATGADVTLLPLREEDGWAFDVEALRRALTPSTKLVVVNFPHNPTGALPDRATFQALCALCDERGIHLLSDEVYRLLEHDASALLPAAVSLSPRAFSLGVMSKAFGLAGLRVGWLACRDVDVLRRCMAYKDYTTICNSAPSEVLSLIALRAKERVLARSRALLASNLALLDAFFARHADTFHWVRPRAGSVAFPRLLREEPVARFTDALVQREGVLLLPGDVYDFPGNHFRLGLGRTSLPEALSRLERFVSDTR
- a CDS encoding choice-of-anchor X domain-containing protein, producing the protein MMPARPESARVSLPRRLGWGFVVIALALGGAAWWRWSVRSGQGDAGVASASSQAAWRGSPAGPGARMERIGDGVGLAQGPSPNAQGTHVSVVNLEQRERLARREMWAERLARAKETLESYVASTRYPPQSRSIRDHPDQVVLAEPERTRPLSREHTDVQLRLKQDRVFVVGDEVVLFSVSCEDAHRAPRPCEVLSATAREADHMPGAGGMPAVPVAFTDDGAAGDALAGDGVFTGRFQPSKQGFPLYSGTLRVDAQVRSGRAEGSAFLDILYTPTPPAVLTGKVREVVEDGSLSLYLGIEVRKAGRYVVAGRLDDERGEPFAHVSFNEELKEGAREVKLSVFGKLVLDDAPTFPLQLRDVEGFLLKESGDPDRELMATQRGYLHTTQVYPSSVFSPSEWQGEQRLRYIDEYQRQVDEAQRQYDSTFEGPSEKRP